DNA sequence from the Streptomyces canus genome:
GCGACATGTGCCGGCACGCCCAGGTCCCCATGGGCAAGCTGTTCCGCCCCGTACTGCTCCTGGAGTCGGCGCTGGCCGTCGGAGGTGACATCGCCCATGTGCTGCCCGCGGCGGTCGGCACCGAGAGCGGCCATGTCGCCAGCCTTGTCCACGACGACATCATCGACAACGATCTGATGCGCCGCGGCAGACCGGCCGTGCACGCCAAGTTCGGCGCGGACAACGCCATCGTGGCCGGCGACGCCATGCTGTTCGACCTGTTCCGCTGCCTCGCCGAGTGCCGGCAGGCGGGCGCGCAGGACAGCCGGATCGTCAGCGCCCTCGAGGTGGTCGCCAAGGCAGGCCTCGAACTGTGTCGCGGCCAGAGCCTGGAGTACGAGATCACTCAGGGCTCGAGCCGCGATGTGGACCGCTACATCCTGATGATCAAGCTGAAGACCGGGGCGCTGTTCCGCGGCGCCTGCCAGGCCGGCGCGCTGCTCGGCGGCGGTGGCCGACAGGAGATCGAGGCGCTCGGGACGTACGGCGACGAGCTCGGCATCGCCTTCCAGATGTGCGACGACCTCTTCGCGTACACCGGTGACGACGACACGGCGATCGGCAAGTCGCTGCTCAGCGACATCCGCAACAAGCGGATGACGCTGCCGGTGCTGCTCGCCTACCAGCAGGCCGACCGGGACGGCGAGAGGTTGCTCGACGCGGCCTTCGACCCCGAGCTCGACCCGGCCGAGGCCCTCGCCATGGTGGGCACGGTCATCCGCCGGACCGAAGCGGTGGAGGCCTCCCGGGCCATGGCCCTGCGCCACGCGAGCGCCGCCGAGCGGGCCCTGGACGCACTGGTTCCGACGCCCAGCAGACACCGGATGGCGCACCACGCCCGGATGGCGGTGAGCCGCCTCAGCTAGCCCTCACTGCCCGGCCCGTCAGCAGCCATTGGTCAGCCGTCCGTCACCAGCCGCAAGCGTCAGTCAGAGAGGGGAGTACGTCCGGTGGCACAGCACTCCGAACCTGCCGAGGAC
Encoded proteins:
- a CDS encoding polyprenyl synthetase family protein, whose product is MSAGIQTDVIDFPADSAFSAERADEEPVMRELYDRLSTRWDAEDSLLGDMCRHAQVPMGKLFRPVLLLESALAVGGDIAHVLPAAVGTESGHVASLVHDDIIDNDLMRRGRPAVHAKFGADNAIVAGDAMLFDLFRCLAECRQAGAQDSRIVSALEVVAKAGLELCRGQSLEYEITQGSSRDVDRYILMIKLKTGALFRGACQAGALLGGGGRQEIEALGTYGDELGIAFQMCDDLFAYTGDDDTAIGKSLLSDIRNKRMTLPVLLAYQQADRDGERLLDAAFDPELDPAEALAMVGTVIRRTEAVEASRAMALRHASAAERALDALVPTPSRHRMAHHARMAVSRLS